The Sorghum bicolor cultivar BTx623 chromosome 6, Sorghum_bicolor_NCBIv3, whole genome shotgun sequence genome contains the following window.
AACCTCAACTCTCACCATGGGTGCAGGCCGAAGCAGGGGACGACGGCTGGGTGATCCTCGGCCATCTGCTGCACCAGGTGCCAGTCCTTCTGCGCGTGTCGTGTCAATTAAGGGAAAAATCAGCAACGAGCTATGTCCGCCCGTGACCCTGCAACTGAGTGAGTGAGGTGGAGCGGAGTGCGCACCTCGGAGGTGCCGTTGACCGCGAAGCGTGCGACGCCggatgcggcggcggcgcgtatGAGGGCGGGGGCGACGGCCGCGACGCGGGGATCTTGCAGGTGGCAGTGCGCGTCGAAGAGCCGCACGGCGGAGGCGGCGCGCGCCGGAGCCTGGGCCATGACCGGCGGTGAGCGGTGGATTTGGGGCTGTAGTCTGTAGAGGCGGTGCCGCGGTGGCCAGCTCGCCGCTGTCCGGGAGCGGAGAAGGTTTTTTCACTTTTTTGATGGACGGCGTGCGTGGATTCGGTGTTGGCCCAGCAAGCGGCAAAGGTGGCCCGGTTAACCAAATTCTGGGCGCAATGTGGTTGGGCCTTTGGCCCAAGGCCCGAGAGCGAGAAGAAAGTCCGCCATAGAAAAGTCTATTTTGCCTTCACAACTATTAAGTCTGCCTTTTCTCCCTTTActataaaaaaacatatatagTTCCTCCCTCGTCTTTTAAAACTGGTCACTTTACCTCTTTGCTTCTGTTGGTAGtttcttatttttcttttatgttTATTTTAGTTAAATCTTTGAAAAACAGAGTAAATCATAGAAATTTATAAAATAGGAAATCTAATTGTGTTTAATTTCATATTAGTAGTTCTACACGGTGAACAAatgatatggtatgctttagtatatattttttgttgtaactttatatttatttttttgtaattaattcaCAGTTGTTGcttggtgaaatttttatgatggACTAATCATTGCATGCTTGAGTTATAGtaaaaattccatgctcattgaaTAATTCATGATTGAGTTATGGATTTATCTAGGTTtttccattttatgattttctataatttattatatttttcaaagatttaaccaaaataaataaaaaaaaaagaaaaaaaaacaccaaTAGAATATAGCCATGGAGCTGAAGTTGCCGGTTTTAAGAGATATGAGAATAACTGTATCTGGTTTTAGAGTCGAGAGAGGAAAGTCTAGTTGAGGAAGATAAAATTCTTTTTCCTCTTTCCTACTTTTGTCTATGGCAAGGAAGCGCTAGGCATGGCAGATACGTGGGAGTGGGACACCGGACAGCGAACTGTCGAAGTTCTTGGCTTCTTGCTTCTTGTTTGCAACAGGGGGAAGGTACATCGTCACGATTGGATTTTTCAAGTGTCAAGCATTCGGATGCTCAATGCATTGCTGATCATCATCTCGTAAGCTTAGCTTCCAAAATGGACGCTTCTCTCATCAGTTACTCCAGGGACGGGGACCATGCCACCACGAATGCACGAGCTCATCACTCTCCTGTCTCCTTGTCCTTGGTCCTCACGCCCGCCGGGCGCCGGCTGGGTAGAGGACTAGAGGTAGAGCCACCTACGATCACGGCTAAATGCACTCGTCGTGCTACGGGTGCAGACTGCAGAGCACAAAGCCGCAAAATCACCCAAGACAGTTGGACACCAATACACCATGTTTTGCAGCAGTACGTGTGCAGCCGTCCTCACTGTTCTATTTTCTGTCTTGTGCATGTcttgggggagggggagggggacgGATTACGTCGACATTTGGACACCATGATTTGCAGGGCAGCAACCAGCTGCCGAACCTCGAAATCACGAATTGACGTTTGACAATGCCGACGGGCCACGGCAGCATGCCAGTGTTCCTTGTGCATCATGCGTGCTTCCACTATTGAATGGCTGACAATTGAATGGCTGACAGAATCACGTATCTTCAGTATGCCACTGAAAACTCCATGGGCGTCGATGCCACCATTCTGTCTTTTGGCACCGTCAAAACCTATTCTAGCAATAGCTCCAAAAACTACTTTTGACTGTAGGCTTCTTCTACTTTTTTGTGCTACGTTTTTTAATTCACTCTAGCAGCGACTCCAAATCAGGTCCCTAGTTTTTTCTTGCAACAAGTGGATCCTGCTTGCCGgtgaatcttttttttttatcttttcttcCACCTCTTCATCTTTGTAGGCAGTGGTGAGAGCCAGCGAGCCAGTTCGAGAAGGCAACTAATCCGATTCTCTATATGAAAGCTGATTGTCTATTAGAAGTGATTTTGTAGCTAAAAATATTTTCTATTGATTTTGTAGCATAAACTCTCAAAATCATGATAAAGAATTACTTCACAGAAAATGCTACTTTTTCAGTTTCTGTCCTCTTAGTTCATTTCAAAGAGTCATTTCTCTCTAAAAATTTATTTGACAGAGCTCCTGCTAGATTCAGCAGAAAATCAACTCTGAGAGCTTTGCCAAACAAGTCTCTGCATGCAAGGTCAGGCAATAAGGTAGAACGGCTAGAGTATACAGTTAGGGTAGGGTCTCTAGAGGGTTGTGACGCCGTGGTCAAGCAGATGGAGCGATACGACGTAGATATGTGCACTGGAGTCATGTTGGATTCATGTGACCAGAGGGATATGTGCACTGGAGTCATGCGGATAGAGGTCGGGCAACCGAAGAGGGCACCAACACACAACGGCCGGTGAGCCAAACTCAACAATTCATGGTGacacacttaggccttgtttagttcaccccaaaaatcaaaaagttttcaagatttcccgtcacatcgaatcttgcggcacatgcataaagtattaaatatagataaaaacaaaaattaattacgcagtttatctgtaaatcatgagacgaatcttttgatgctaattaattcatgattggataatatttgctataaacaaatgaaagtgttacagtagcgaaatccaaaaaattttcatatctaaacaaggccttacgcaCATGCGGGCCATAACCTAGATCTTCATTGAGACCCCATTTTCTGGTGGGAAAATAGTTAGCAGTGTGTATGGACAGGGTTGGTGCTTGATTCCTAGCAATGGGGTTGTGAGGAACGGCCAGTTGCAGTGGAGGTGGCAATGCAGCGCACAAGTGTGAACCTCACGGGTGGTAAAAGTATAaagtagagcatctccaagtgaCTTTGCAAATAAATTTTGCATttggtgttgtttgcaaagtcctaaactcatttgcaaagtctaaaaatagtccAACTCCAAGGGACTTTGCATTTAGACTTGGCAAACCCAAAGTGTGGACCCCACCCCTGAATTTTTTTTCACCGATCGCGCCCGCGTGTTTTTTTCCTTTCGCGCCATTTTGACGTACGTCGTGCGTGCCAGTCGCCGCCAGTTGCCGCCCAGCCCAGGTCTTCGCGCCAGTCGCCGCCCAGCCCAGGCCGCGTTCGTcgttcgtcgccgtcgtcgttcgcgtcagggagggcgggcgcgcgcGGCAGGGAGGGCGGACGAGCTAGAGAAATCGCGCGGGGTGGGGGGCCAGGGGGACGGAGTCCGACGTGGAAGGCCGAAATTGTAGATGCAAAGTGGTGGgaaggtttgcatatatgcaaagcctcaacctctatttgcaaagttaaccaaattgcaaaccttatttgcaaaaccattgaaggagtattttctactcttttttgcaaataggacaatgcaaagtttatTTGCAAAGCACTTAGAGATGCTGTAACAAACCAAAAAGTAATGAGGTGGGAGGAGAAAGCAGAAAGCCTGCTACTTCTAAGGCGTGTTTGATTTACGGGCAAAGTTGGATGGGATACTATTAATTAACTTCTTTAATTCCATGTTGCTCTCTGATCTCTTAAAGTGGCCACGTCACCCTTAATTCTAATGGCTTGACACGTGTGCCGGAATCTGTAGAGCCGGGCTGCTCGATACTGGATTTCCGGGTAAGCTTCTCATGCTACTTGTTTGGTTGGATGAATAGGACACATCTATTTCTGTATTTGGTTGCATGGATAGAAGTGATTGGGGGTAAGAATAGTTGACCCATTATatcttttatttaaaaataataGCAACTAATGGATATGAACTAATACTAATTTGTCATGATACTAActaattaaaaataaaatatgataattAGCACTACTCATGCTACTTCAGAGTTCAGCATCTTCAAGtaatattctttttttttggtgatTTTAGATGTTTGCTCCACCAAACACAGATGGCCAAATAGTGGACTTGCtggggtgtgtgtgtgttttattTTGCCCTTCCGATTAAAAGTAGAGTAATATATAAAGTTAAGCAGCATGACTGGtcactgctggagttgctccaACCTGTGACTAAATGGCAGTGGACAGTTTTGATCCGTGAACGTACGTGTACATggcttttgaaattcaaatgcaCTCATGATCATGTACAGACACACTGGCGTGCGGTTCAAGAatcgcaaactgcaaacacgtcTCAGGGATGGCAGTACTCAGCAGTTTTGATACTAGTGTACTGTTAACATTATGCCTGCTACTCCGTTTTCTATCTGCTCATGACGTGCGCGACAAAATCTGTGGACGAGCTAGCTAGAGCCACGGTTTGTGTGGATATATAAAGTGCAGAGAATGCTTTGCTAGTTGCTGCTAGACACTTCTTTTGAATTGTCATGAGAACGATGGTCACGCCCCCATCAGATGATCTGATTGGGATtcgtctcatgcatgcatgggacCTACGTGATTAGTGGATATACAGGAAGCACAGTTTAAATACTCGAGTCACTAATGAGACTTGTGACACCTTAgcttgtttatatatatactcctaCTGTACTACTAGATTACGGGTACATTGTACAAGTGTGTATACTAATACTCCGAATCTACGATCCCATGTGCGCCTTGGCGTTAGGATATGATCCATCCTACACGCCTTGCAAGCATGGCCATGGCTGGCTGCTAGCTACTGCTGGCTCGCCTCTCCCAATATGGACAAGCACCTCGGAACTCACAGCTAACCGCTGTATCCGAAAGGAAAAAAGGAACCATCGGATCACGGTCACTGGAGCAAACAATTCCGCTTCCTCCGATCCCGATCTCACTAGCAACTGCCGATCTTTTCGGGTATCAGTTCAGGGACCATGTCTAAAATTCCTTTGCGGCGCCTAGTGTATGATTGCACATGCGAGCGGGGGCATGCGTGGCGACTATTATTCACCAGTGGTTCCCCTGTATCTATCAAACGATCGCGGCGAAGGATACAGGCttatttagttcgcaaaatttttcgtttttgggtactgtagcatttcgtttttatttgacaaacattatccaattacggagtaactaggctcaaaagattcatctcacaaattacagataaactgtacagttagtttttattttcgtctatatttaatgcttcatgcatacgaccaaagattcgatgtgacggggaatcttgaaaatttttgcgaactgaacaaggccacaGTCCATTGGCTCCCGGATCGCCTGTTGATGAGGACAAATCGAAGCGGGTGGCGGACCGGCCGATTCAGTTCTACACAGTGCTCCCTCCGTTCTACTGTTCGCGGGTTCGCCAATACAGCTGTTTCGACGTCTGAAAGACAGTAGTGTCTCAAACTGGCGTCCCTTTATTTTGAAACGGGAAGTTTGAAAAAAGGGAAATTTTATACAGTATAAAATACTGTAGACTACACGTACCAGCAGTTCAATTCCGAAGGTCTGAATCTGAACCAGCTTTTTAGCCCAGCCCACCTGCATCGTCGTCGCTTTATATTAACCAGCTCACGAGGACTACGAGACAAACCACCCAGCATATTAAGGTCCCCGCCGGCCGGTGGCCACCGTCCAAGACTCCTGTGAGCCGCGAGCGCGACGACACGAGCGCACACGTACGCTCTACGCGCTGCGAGGGATGAGCCCCGGTACTGCCAAGAAGCGTCTCGGCGTCGGAGTCGTGGCCAGCGGCGGGTTCGGGCTCGGGTGCGGCTGCAGGGACGccaaggccgtggcggtggcggtggcggcggcgtccgCGTCGCCTTACTCTGCCggcgccgccaccaccgccaccgagacgacgacgacgacgtcaaCGGCGACGTGGCGCGgggcgaggacgacgacgacgcaccCGTCGTCGACGGCGTCCGGGTCCCTGTCCACGGGCACGCTCACCGTGCcctccgcgtcgtcgtcgtctttcCCGTGGGAGGACGCGGACGCCGAGGGTGACGGCGAGGAGGTGAACTGCAAGAGGGAGAGCTCGGCGGccacggtgagcttctccggcctGCTGCGCCAGCTCAACGAGCTCGAGCAGAGCGTCGTGTCGTGGGGGCGGAAGAGCACCAGCAAGGATTACTTGTCgccacctccgccgccgccgccgctgttaCCAGAGCGGCCAGCGAAGCAACGAGCGGCAcatagcggcggcggcgacagcaaagaaggtcacggcaacttctccccgccgccgccgacttCTTTCCAGTTTCAGATTAcgcagcagcagcaccggaAGACAAAGAGCATGGACAAAGCAGACAGACAAGTCGAAGCGGTCCACTCCAAGcaaccgccaccgccgccgccacctccacctccaccattgccattgccgcCGGAGCAGCAGCTCAAGGTGAAGAGCACGGACGACAAAGGCGTCAACAAGAAAGAAGACACCAACATGTTACCGACACCGCAGGCCCCGAACCACCGGAAAGCCAAGAGCTGCgacgccggccccggccccggccccgtgAGGCTGGACGGGAgcgtgggcgtgggcgtgggcgtggCGGTGGTGAAGAAGTCCGACGACCCGCTGAGCGACTTCCGGCGGTCCATGGTGAACATGATCGTGGAGAACCGGATCGTGACGGGCGACGAGCTCCGCGAGCTGCTCCGCCACTTCCTGGCGCTGAACGCGCCGCACCACCACGACGCCATCCTCCGGGCCTTCACCGAGATCTGGGACGAGGCGTTCTCCGCCAAGACGACGGCCCACGGCCGCCGcgagcccgccgccgccgccgccaggacgacaacgacgacgacgactccgccgcggccgcggcccacCAGGGCGCCGACGCCACCGcgccgccggcacggcccgCCTCCGCGGGCGTGGCGCTAACGCGAAGTACGTCGGTCATCACTTACTTTGTTACCACTACTGGCAGTACAAACAATGTTGCTTAGCTCGATTGCTTGCAGTGTCATCTGGCCGTCGTACCGCGAAATCTAATCTACCGCATGCAGTAGTGCAGATGTTCTCCGGATCTGTCTGTTAATGCTTTCGAGTTTGAGTTGTGTTGGGCTCCAAATATTCTGCAACCATACGATCTCGTGAAAGAGCAGTGTCGTTTTTATTCCGCGCGCGCAAGGGGGGGGGGGCACGAGGCAAGCCGACACGACACGCGAGAGGGGCCTTCGCCGTAAAACCCGTGGCCGCTTGCGGCGAAAACTGCAACCGGAGGCCAGGCGGAAAGGCGCTTGGATCGGCGGCATCGCTGCGAGATGAGCCATGGAGGGCAGGGACGACGGTGGTTGGATGGCTGGCAGTGGAGGGCCCGTGCATTGAGTTATGGTGGTGGTGACGGTGCAGTAGAGTGGTGGGCTTGTCACTTCACTTGTGGGTTGAAGTGACGCACCGGCACGGGAGCGCGGGAGCCAGGAAGGGAAGGGCACAGCCGCGAGCGTCGCGATGCCAATTGGCAATTGCCAAAGGAGAGGCAGCATGAGCCATCAATGCCGCAACTTGTGTGCTGTCCTTCTCTGCATCTGCGCTTACCGTGCTGGAACCCAGGGGTTCACGGCATCCGCATACCGCATCCacagcttaggccttgtttagttcctaaaatttttcaagattttccgtcacatcgaatcttgcggcacatgtatgaagcattaaatatagacgaaaacaaaaactaattacgcagtttacctataaatcgcgagacgaatcttttgatcctagttagtctatgatcggataatatttgccacaaataaacgaaagtgctacagtagcgaaatccaaaatttttcacaaactaaacaaggccttaacgttTCAATGAACTTCTCGGTCTAATTTCGTTGACAAGTAG
Protein-coding sequences here:
- the LOC8057615 gene encoding uncharacterized protein LOC8057615, whose translation is MSPGTAKKRLGVGVVASGGFGLGCGCRDAKAVAVAVAAASASPYSAGAATTATETTTTTSTATWRGARTTTTHPSSTASGSLSTGTLTVPSASSSSFPWEDADAEGDGEEVNCKRESSAATVSFSGLLRQLNELEQSVVSWGRKSTSKDYLSPPPPPPPLLPERPAKQRAAHSGGGDSKEGHGNFSPPPPTSFQFQITQQQHRKTKSMDKADRQVEAVHSKQPPPPPPPPPPPLPLPPEQQLKVKSTDDKGVNKKEDTNMLPTPQAPNHRKAKSCDAGPGPGPVRLDGSVGVGVGVAVVKKSDDPLSDFRRSMVNMIVENRIVTGDELRELLRHFLALNAPHHHDAILRAFTEIWDEAFSAKTTAHGRREPAAAAARTTTTTTTPPRPRPTRAPTPPRRRHGPPPRAWR